A window from Listeria seeligeri serovar 1/2b str. SLCC3954 encodes these proteins:
- a CDS encoding metal ABC transporter substrate-binding protein, producing the protein MKKRYLITLTALLSILLILTGCSSEKDATTSNNDKLTIYTTVYPLQYLTEQIGGKYVDVNSIYPPGSDAHSFEPTQKDMMKIADSDLFFYIGLGMEGFVDKAEKTLANENVTFVPTAEKLDLPTDPDAAEEHDHESEEEHEHGDINPHVWLNPVYMEQMATIVKDKLIKEMPDQKETFEKNYQTVEKNLKKLDQDFKTVTSEAKQKDFVTAHAAYSYWETEYKLHQIPIAGVSTSDEPSQKKLKAIVEKIDAEHIPYIMLEQNTNSKIADVIQQETNTKTLTLHNLETLTQKDIDQKRDYLSIMEDNLAALKEGLNY; encoded by the coding sequence TTGAAAAAACGCTATCTTATTACGCTGACTGCCCTTTTATCTATTTTACTAATACTTACTGGTTGCTCATCTGAGAAAGACGCAACTACAAGTAATAACGACAAATTAACCATTTACACGACGGTTTATCCACTACAATACTTAACGGAACAAATTGGTGGAAAATATGTAGATGTAAACAGCATTTATCCCCCTGGCTCGGACGCTCACAGCTTTGAACCAACTCAAAAAGACATGATGAAAATTGCCGACAGCGATCTATTTTTCTATATCGGCCTTGGAATGGAAGGTTTTGTCGATAAAGCCGAAAAAACACTAGCAAATGAAAATGTTACTTTTGTTCCTACTGCTGAAAAACTTGACTTACCTACTGACCCTGATGCGGCTGAAGAACACGACCATGAAAGCGAAGAAGAACATGAGCACGGCGACATCAATCCACATGTTTGGTTAAATCCAGTATACATGGAGCAAATGGCAACTATCGTAAAAGATAAATTAATTAAAGAAATGCCCGATCAAAAAGAAACATTCGAAAAAAATTATCAGACCGTTGAAAAAAACTTAAAAAAACTCGATCAAGACTTTAAAACTGTTACGAGTGAAGCAAAACAAAAAGATTTTGTAACTGCTCATGCGGCTTATAGTTACTGGGAAACTGAATACAAACTTCATCAAATCCCGATTGCAGGTGTCTCAACAAGTGATGAACCTTCCCAAAAGAAATTAAAAGCTATTGTAGAAAAAATTGATGCCGAACATATCCCTTACATTATGTTAGAGCAAAATACCAATTCTAAAATAGCAGATGTAATTCAACAAGAAACAAATACCAAAACACTAACACTGCATAATTTAGAAACACTAACACAAAAAGATATTGATCAAAAACGAGATTACCTATCTATTATGGAGGACAATTTAGCCGCCTTAAAAGAAGGACTTAATTATTAA
- a CDS encoding o-succinylbenzoate--CoA ligase: protein MDMTNWLQKRVRLSPKETALVFEGKAETFEEIYQAAENLAGKLFFQGVRKDDRVAILGKNDRLTFLLIHALQQIGAETLFLNNRLTKKEIAYQLENANVKEVIVSDIFLDKVNSGISYTELIQVEYKKPDILTTWDLTKVASIMYTSGTTGKPKGVIQTYNNHWWSAVSSVLNLGLTEHDSWLCAVPIFHISGLSIMMRSVIYGIPVYLEEHFEEEKITKMLLSGEISTISVVTSMLERLLRVHDGGYHSNLRTVLLGGGPANKATLEVCKERNIPLVQSFGMTETASQIVTLSPKEALTKIGSSGKALFPAEVKIAADGEILLKGPSITPGYLHNEEATKKAFLDGWFKTGDIGCLDEAGFLFVLERRSDLIISGGENIYPTEIEQVISNYEPVQEVAVVGKADLKWGSVPVAYIVASEGFNEADLRTICQTNLASYKIPKQFVLVESLPKTASGKIKRNQLKEN, encoded by the coding sequence CTTTCTCCCAAGGAAACCGCGCTCGTTTTTGAAGGAAAAGCAGAAACATTTGAAGAAATATACCAAGCTGCAGAAAATTTAGCAGGGAAATTATTTTTTCAAGGTGTGAGAAAAGACGATAGGGTAGCTATCCTTGGAAAAAATGACCGACTGACATTCTTACTGATTCACGCTTTACAGCAAATAGGTGCGGAAACGTTATTTCTTAATAATCGCTTGACTAAAAAAGAAATAGCTTACCAACTCGAAAATGCTAACGTAAAAGAAGTTATTGTTTCGGATATTTTTTTGGACAAAGTGAATTCTGGTATTAGTTATACTGAGTTAATACAAGTGGAATACAAAAAACCTGATATTTTAACAACATGGGATTTAACTAAAGTTGCTTCTATTATGTATACATCAGGTACTACCGGGAAACCAAAAGGAGTCATCCAAACTTATAATAATCATTGGTGGAGTGCGGTTTCTTCTGTATTAAATCTTGGGTTAACTGAACATGACAGCTGGCTTTGCGCAGTACCAATTTTTCATATTAGTGGTTTATCTATTATGATGCGTTCGGTAATTTATGGGATTCCGGTATATTTAGAGGAACATTTCGAGGAAGAAAAGATTACTAAAATGCTTTTGTCTGGAGAAATTTCGACAATATCGGTAGTTACTTCTATGCTAGAAAGATTACTCCGGGTTCATGACGGTGGATACCATTCGAATTTACGAACCGTATTGCTTGGCGGTGGACCTGCGAATAAAGCTACATTGGAAGTTTGTAAAGAGCGAAATATCCCACTGGTACAATCGTTTGGTATGACCGAAACAGCATCACAAATTGTGACTCTTTCACCAAAAGAAGCGCTGACTAAAATCGGTTCTTCTGGAAAAGCTTTATTCCCAGCAGAAGTGAAAATTGCTGCTGATGGGGAAATTTTACTGAAAGGTCCATCCATAACCCCAGGATACTTGCACAATGAGGAAGCTACGAAAAAAGCTTTTTTGGATGGCTGGTTTAAAACTGGTGATATTGGTTGTTTGGATGAAGCTGGTTTTTTGTTTGTGCTAGAAAGACGCTCTGATTTAATTATCTCTGGCGGGGAAAATATTTATCCGACTGAGATTGAACAAGTGATTAGTAACTATGAACCTGTTCAAGAAGTAGCTGTTGTTGGTAAAGCAGATTTGAAGTGGGGAAGTGTTCCAGTTGCTTATATAGTTGCAAGCGAAGGTTTTAACGAAGCGGACTTACGGACTATTTGTCAAACCAATTTAGCGAGTTATAAAATTCCAAAACAGTTTGTACTCGTAGAAAGTTTACCAAAAACGGCTTCCGGAAAAATTAAACGAAATCAATTGAAAGAAAACTAA